A portion of the Pirellulales bacterium genome contains these proteins:
- a CDS encoding DUF4339 domain-containing protein codes for MGIKFYCPNGHKVHVKSFLAGKKGLCPKCGVRIDIPLESVKRDRTKAAAIASSATDVADDEDDAEEEEITTIPSEPAVVSRQTPALSSPNGSMITASPKPNDLGVDLSALSGSGAAEDLLLPAGSHPPVASIRSSSDWYVQTAAGQQYGPVDETALRMWISEGRVSPDDMLWREGWPHWQSAASVFPQWHSNQTAGQPQPVSAVASSLDDPLAEAVRGTASTATPATWLRQRHRGKREIRATLSLVLLGLVVLLFALLLYVFFVREPPDAKQSGLSRHSVFAVADSEGIASRSGLPVAAN; via the coding sequence ATGGGCATCAAGTTTTATTGCCCCAATGGGCATAAGGTGCATGTAAAGTCCTTTCTGGCGGGCAAGAAAGGCTTATGCCCAAAGTGCGGCGTGCGGATTGATATTCCCCTGGAGAGCGTAAAGCGCGATCGTACCAAGGCGGCAGCGATTGCCAGCTCGGCGACCGACGTCGCGGATGATGAAGATGATGCCGAAGAGGAAGAAATCACGACCATTCCCTCTGAGCCGGCCGTGGTGTCTCGGCAAACGCCGGCGCTGTCGTCGCCAAATGGGTCGATGATTACTGCCTCGCCAAAGCCGAACGATTTGGGAGTTGATCTTTCGGCCCTGTCCGGGTCAGGGGCTGCGGAGGATTTATTGTTGCCGGCAGGGAGCCACCCCCCGGTAGCCAGCATCCGCTCCAGTTCCGATTGGTATGTGCAAACTGCCGCCGGCCAGCAATATGGACCGGTTGATGAAACCGCACTACGCATGTGGATTTCCGAAGGACGCGTTAGTCCCGATGACATGCTGTGGCGCGAAGGCTGGCCTCATTGGCAATCGGCCGCCTCGGTTTTCCCACAGTGGCATAGCAACCAAACCGCCGGACAACCACAACCAGTTTCAGCAGTTGCTTCTTCGCTGGATGATCCCTTGGCCGAGGCGGTCCGCGGCACGGCTTCCACCGCTACCCCGGCAACGTGGTTGCGGCAACGTCACCGTGGAAAGCGAGAAATCCGGGCGACGCTGAGCTTGGTCCTGTTGGGTCTCGTGGTGCTGCTATTTGCGCTACTGCTGTATGTATTTTTTGTTCGAGAACCCCCCGACGCTAAACAATCGGGACTCTCCAGGCACAGCGTGTTTGCGGTTGCCGATTCTGAAGGCATTGCTAGCAGGTCTGGGCTCCCCGTGGCGGCCAATTAA
- a CDS encoding DUF4145 domain-containing protein, with protein MAYLAPHVFESKFTCPHCDTVAKQNWQARTEDFSQFESPEHNAIRVATCEQCNHYSLWHADVMVYPNHGAAPPSNPDMPLEVKQYYAEAATIALKSPRSAAALLRLAIQLLCAELGEDGQNLEFSVMSLVRRGLPITIQQALDVMHVIGPDAVRPGFIDTDGEHVVFRLFDLLNLMVEYMVTLPNRVDTLNNRLACETLELIQQRGT; from the coding sequence ATGGCTTACCTTGCACCCCATGTTTTCGAAAGCAAATTCACTTGCCCTCATTGTGATACGGTAGCGAAGCAAAATTGGCAGGCGCGAACCGAAGATTTCTCGCAATTTGAATCGCCCGAGCATAATGCGATTCGCGTCGCCACCTGCGAGCAGTGCAATCACTATTCACTATGGCATGCGGACGTAATGGTTTACCCCAATCATGGCGCCGCGCCCCCCTCCAATCCCGACATGCCCTTGGAGGTGAAGCAATACTATGCCGAAGCGGCGACCATCGCTCTGAAATCGCCGCGCTCGGCAGCGGCGCTGTTGCGGCTGGCTATTCAACTATTGTGTGCAGAACTCGGCGAAGACGGGCAGAACCTGGAATTCAGCGTTATGTCCTTGGTGCGTCGCGGCTTGCCTATCACAATTCAGCAAGCCCTGGATGTAATGCACGTGATCGGCCCCGACGCAGTTCGGCCAGGGTTCATTGACACGGACGGCGAGCACGTTGTTTTTCGACTGTTTGATTTATTGAATTTGATGGTCGAATACATGGTGACGCTGCCCAATCGCGTCGACACGCTCAACAATCGGCTGGCGTGCGAAACGTTGGAACTAATTCAGCAGCGCGGCACGTAA
- a CDS encoding MFS transporter → MQPSTRLPTKSIEFSWLPRYFRPAPPAAPITNPTVVREQYAYFRPRILFWTTIGYGTFYFVRKNYSFCMPLLEKQLGLSKTNLGLILTLHSVLYGVSKFANGIVGDRADGRKLMAFGLATSAVVNVFFGLSTALPALIVFWMINGWFQGMGYPPCARLLAHWFSPQELAIKMSFWNASHSLGGAGILILCSYLVFWTGSGPDEPGDWRICFFVPAGIALAVAGALWLWLRDTPESIGLPELPGTHVVAKSPEYDQPPQEFRAFLWERVFSDKYIWIVSAANFFVYVLRYGIFDWGTTMLKETKGIDIKDGARMLAFFEFAGLGGMILTGWLTDRVCGGRAAPICVVCMLLAGLTMFLFWQTPPHHMWLSTALLMAAGFFIYGPQALAAVIVVKLATKRAAATAVGLTSIFGYASTVLSGWGMGALVQHLNWNWAFGELIAFAVIGAILFAAALPANVENYSQPVPK, encoded by the coding sequence ATGCAACCCAGCACCCGTCTGCCAACAAAATCCATCGAATTCTCCTGGTTGCCGCGATACTTTCGGCCTGCGCCTCCAGCGGCGCCAATCACGAACCCTACGGTAGTCCGTGAACAATATGCATACTTTCGGCCGCGCATCCTATTTTGGACGACAATCGGCTATGGAACGTTTTACTTCGTCCGTAAGAACTATTCGTTTTGCATGCCGCTTTTGGAAAAACAGCTGGGCTTGTCGAAAACAAACCTGGGATTGATTCTGACCCTGCACAGCGTTTTGTACGGTGTTTCCAAATTTGCCAACGGAATTGTTGGCGACCGTGCCGATGGGCGCAAGTTAATGGCCTTCGGATTGGCGACGTCGGCGGTGGTAAATGTGTTTTTCGGATTGAGCACGGCACTGCCGGCTTTGATCGTGTTTTGGATGATCAATGGTTGGTTTCAGGGAATGGGTTACCCACCCTGCGCTCGATTGCTGGCCCATTGGTTTTCGCCACAGGAATTGGCGATAAAAATGTCGTTTTGGAACGCCTCGCATTCGCTGGGCGGCGCTGGCATTTTGATTTTGTGCAGTTATTTGGTCTTTTGGACGGGAAGTGGGCCGGACGAACCGGGCGATTGGCGGATTTGTTTTTTTGTTCCCGCCGGAATTGCTTTAGCGGTTGCCGGTGCACTTTGGCTGTGGCTGCGCGATACGCCAGAATCGATCGGCTTGCCCGAGCTACCTGGAACACACGTGGTTGCCAAGTCACCAGAATATGATCAGCCGCCGCAAGAATTTCGGGCATTTCTTTGGGAGCGAGTCTTTTCCGACAAATATATTTGGATTGTGTCCGCCGCAAATTTTTTTGTGTATGTGCTGCGCTATGGAATTTTTGACTGGGGCACCACCATGCTGAAGGAAACAAAAGGCATCGATATTAAAGATGGCGCTCGAATGCTTGCCTTTTTTGAGTTTGCAGGCTTAGGCGGAATGATTCTTACCGGATGGCTAACGGACCGCGTATGTGGTGGCCGTGCGGCGCCGATTTGCGTGGTATGCATGTTGTTGGCGGGCTTGACCATGTTCTTGTTTTGGCAAACACCGCCACATCATATGTGGCTGAGCACGGCTTTATTAATGGCCGCCGGTTTTTTCATCTATGGCCCACAAGCGCTGGCCGCTGTAATCGTCGTTAAGCTGGCGACCAAGCGTGCCGCAGCCACGGCCGTTGGTCTGACCAGCATTTTTGGCTACGCCAGCACCGTGCTTTCCGGTTGGGGAATGGGTGCGCTGGTGCAACATTTGAATTGGAACTGGGCGTTCGGCGAGCTGATTGCATTTGCCGTGATTGGCGCTATTTTGTTTGCCGCTGCGCTGCCGGCGAATGTGGAAAACTATTCGCAGCCGGTTCCCAAGTGA
- a CDS encoding serine/threonine-protein kinase, producing MAKLFDHFLSMLSSKVDIDSKYEMLRETVSGTMSSFFKVRDRQTGQIVGLKILDSEKSKIVESRFKGCNKPSEAEIGLALSHPNIVKTIAHGTSYDNKQFIVLEFLEGVGLNSLLISRSVQLDGRRLDIIRKMAEAIAAVHKAGFIHRDVCPRNFMVSPQFDRVTLIDFGLTLPARAEFMQPGNRTGTPNYMSPEIVRRRKTDQRVDVFAFGVTAYEVMTFDLPWTRGIDGRAALEHDLAPPIEITQRLPKINKTLAKTIMWCLTANPEERCPSMEQFLAAIAKVKSEDGG from the coding sequence ATGGCCAAATTGTTCGATCATTTCCTGTCGATGCTGTCCAGCAAGGTCGACATCGACAGCAAGTACGAAATGCTGCGCGAGACGGTTTCCGGCACGATGTCCAGCTTTTTCAAGGTCCGCGATCGGCAAACCGGACAAATAGTCGGCTTGAAAATTCTCGATTCGGAAAAGTCAAAAATTGTCGAAAGCCGTTTCAAAGGGTGCAATAAACCCAGCGAGGCAGAAATTGGGCTGGCGCTTAGTCATCCCAATATTGTCAAGACCATCGCGCACGGCACAAGCTACGACAATAAGCAATTCATTGTGCTGGAGTTTCTGGAAGGGGTGGGATTGAACTCGCTGTTGATTAGCCGCAGCGTGCAATTGGACGGGCGGCGATTGGACATTATCCGCAAAATGGCGGAAGCGATTGCCGCCGTGCACAAAGCGGGCTTCATCCATCGCGACGTTTGCCCGCGAAACTTCATGGTTTCGCCGCAATTCGATCGGGTCACGCTCATCGATTTTGGCCTGACGCTCCCTGCCAGGGCGGAATTTATGCAGCCGGGCAATCGTACGGGCACGCCCAATTACATGTCGCCGGAAATTGTGCGGCGGAGAAAAACCGATCAGCGTGTCGATGTGTTCGCCTTTGGCGTTACGGCTTACGAAGTCATGACGTTTGATCTGCCGTGGACGCGTGGCATCGATGGCCGCGCGGCGCTGGAGCACGATTTAGCGCCGCCGATCGAAATTACCCAGCGGCTGCCAAAAATCAACAAAACGCTGGCCAAGACAATTATGTGGTGCCTAACGGCCAACCCGGAGGAACGCTGCCCGAGCATGGAGCAGTTTTTAGCGGCGATTGCCAAAGTGAAATCGGAAGATGGGGGCTGA
- a CDS encoding rhodanese-like domain-containing protein, protein MNSEPSLPLEIDCRSVQQKMNAGEDFLLLDCREADEYATAKITPSQFMPMSEISERLHELEPHRQRQVVVYCHHGGRSMRVARWLRGQGFLQVQSLAGGIDQWSQEIDPGVPRY, encoded by the coding sequence ATGAACAGTGAACCAAGCCTGCCGCTGGAAATCGATTGCCGCAGCGTGCAGCAAAAAATGAACGCCGGCGAAGATTTTTTGCTGCTCGATTGCCGCGAGGCGGACGAATATGCCACGGCCAAAATTACCCCGTCGCAGTTCATGCCGATGAGCGAAATTTCCGAGCGCCTGCACGAACTTGAGCCGCATCGGCAGCGGCAAGTGGTGGTGTATTGCCATCATGGCGGCCGCAGCATGCGCGTGGCACGCTGGCTGCGCGGCCAAGGCTTCTTACAAGTCCAAAGCCTGGCCGGTGGCATCGACCAGTGGTCGCAAGAAATTGATCCGGGCGTGCCGCGCTACTAA
- a CDS encoding SH3 domain-containing protein, with protein sequence MRFSSVIAFMVCAGWLALGSVDSVSRQAFAADQLPFTAYANSNDVYVRSGPGKNYYPTDKLPQGTAVEVYRQDPGGWYAIRPPQGSFSWVPADAVKPLGEHLAVVEKDHAMCFVGTRFSNARDVHQVRLDKGEQVEILDIKQLGDGPDAQTWCEIAPPSGEFRWVFSKFLDRDPPSGLSHAIADDSHAARQHAELMGDVPAASPTEWTTKGSGAVATSASAAAGGIAKHESDWRATKGATDDKSAPAVDPFQAELNAIDLQVSQIVVDDPATWEFTALRRRTEALLPSADTALERGRVRLVLNRIARFEDVKHRQDLLGDPGSATASALASHRPSVLPTDDPDRFDSVGKLTPVISQRPNAPAYALVDPSNQVVSFISPAPGVNLQPYVGKEVGISGQRGFMPELQKPHVTAMHVNILDDGPILR encoded by the coding sequence ATGCGCTTTTCCAGCGTCATCGCTTTTATGGTTTGCGCCGGCTGGCTGGCGCTGGGTTCCGTCGATAGCGTCTCACGCCAGGCATTCGCAGCGGACCAGCTTCCCTTTACCGCCTACGCCAATTCCAACGACGTGTATGTTCGCAGCGGACCGGGAAAAAACTACTACCCTACCGATAAATTGCCCCAAGGCACGGCCGTGGAGGTTTATCGCCAAGATCCGGGCGGCTGGTACGCCATTCGCCCGCCGCAGGGAAGTTTTAGTTGGGTGCCGGCCGATGCCGTCAAGCCACTGGGCGAGCATCTGGCGGTGGTGGAAAAAGATCACGCCATGTGCTTCGTCGGCACGCGATTTAGCAATGCGCGCGATGTCCATCAGGTGCGATTGGACAAAGGGGAACAAGTAGAAATTCTCGACATCAAACAACTGGGCGACGGGCCCGATGCTCAAACCTGGTGCGAAATTGCGCCTCCTTCGGGCGAATTCCGCTGGGTGTTTAGCAAATTCCTCGATCGTGATCCACCCTCCGGCCTGTCTCATGCAATTGCCGACGACAGCCATGCCGCACGGCAGCATGCGGAGCTAATGGGCGATGTCCCTGCTGCATCACCAACCGAGTGGACAACCAAAGGAAGCGGCGCGGTGGCCACTTCGGCATCAGCGGCGGCCGGCGGCATAGCCAAGCACGAATCCGATTGGCGGGCCACCAAGGGCGCAACTGACGACAAATCGGCGCCGGCGGTTGATCCCTTTCAGGCGGAACTAAACGCGATTGATTTGCAGGTTTCGCAAATCGTGGTTGATGACCCGGCAACGTGGGAATTCACGGCGTTGCGTCGCCGCACTGAAGCGCTTCTGCCCAGTGCAGATACCGCCTTGGAGCGCGGCCGCGTGCGATTGGTGCTTAACCGCATTGCCCGGTTTGAAGACGTGAAGCACCGTCAGGATTTGCTCGGCGATCCCGGAAGTGCCACGGCCAGTGCGCTGGCCAGCCATCGGCCATCGGTCTTGCCAACAGACGATCCGGATCGGTTCGACAGCGTCGGGAAACTCACTCCAGTAATTTCACAGCGACCAAATGCCCCGGCTTACGCGCTGGTCGATCCGTCGAACCAAGTGGTTTCGTTCATTTCGCCGGCCCCAGGAGTCAATTTGCAGCCCTACGTCGGCAAGGAAGTGGGCATCAGCGGCCAGCGCGGCTTCATGCCGGAACTACAAAAACCGCACGTAACGGCCATGCACGTGAACATTCTCGACGACGGTCCAATTCTGCGGTGA
- a CDS encoding STAS domain-containing protein, translating into MAGNRRIDVTQKGEVTVVRFVDRKILDEANIQELGVELFKLVEIEKRKNLLLNFFNVEFLSSAALGKLITLDKKVKANGGRLKLSNIRPEIYEVFAITKLNKLFDIKDDETDAIAAF; encoded by the coding sequence ATGGCCGGTAATCGACGTATTGACGTTACGCAGAAAGGCGAAGTGACCGTGGTCCGCTTCGTCGATCGCAAGATCTTGGACGAAGCCAACATTCAAGAGCTGGGCGTGGAGCTGTTTAAGCTGGTCGAGATAGAAAAGCGCAAAAACCTGCTGCTCAACTTCTTCAACGTGGAATTTCTCTCCAGTGCCGCGCTGGGCAAGCTAATTACGCTGGACAAAAAAGTGAAAGCCAACGGCGGCAGGCTCAAGCTCAGCAACATTCGGCCGGAAATTTACGAAGTGTTCGCCATCACGAAGCTCAACAAGCTGTTCGACATCAAAGATGACGAAACCGACGCCATCGCGGCGTTTTAG
- a CDS encoding adenylate/guanylate cyclase domain-containing protein yields MPELIAQGQEFSQRWRRRIPKNLPVTIGREAGIWSIPWDDRISRMHIRICWDGAALHVEQLPTARNPVFLNGNIATQFQMIPGEHFVIGNTSFTLSADNPQITLDVPQPDHEQVFSAAELRRVSFHNAQERIELLGRLPEVIKNAASDSELFVRLVNLLLAGVPRADAAALIAYEMPGGTEEAQPPSDPAVAANTNSLKTTRPTSPIRLLHWDSRRLAGANFQPSQRLIQRALVQSETVLHMWTETPSRDYTATESIDWAYCTPLPGDACRGWALYLAGRFNHHSPDEAGRSNVADLRDDIKFTELAAATLSSLRELNRLGRRQAGLSQFFAPVVMEALSTDDPETVLAPRETEVSVLFCDLRGFSRTSERSASDLLGLLERVSKALGVMTHQILDHGGVIGDFQGDAAMGFWGWPLAQADTPQRAALAALGIRAQFELASRQPDHPLADFRVGIGVATGRAVAGKIGTTDHVKVTVFGPVVNLAARLESMTKFVHASILLDPPTASALRRQLPSTVGRVRRVAKVRPYGLASALEISELLPPQHEFSDTSDQNLRDYEAALDAFIAGQWGQTVDLLQRVPAQDRVKDFLAAYVNQRNMTPPPNWDGVVALESK; encoded by the coding sequence ATGCCCGAACTTATTGCCCAAGGCCAGGAATTTTCGCAGCGTTGGCGGCGGCGGATTCCCAAAAATCTGCCGGTGACCATTGGCCGAGAGGCGGGAATTTGGTCAATACCGTGGGACGACCGCATTTCGCGAATGCATATTCGCATTTGTTGGGATGGCGCAGCGCTGCATGTAGAACAGTTGCCCACGGCCCGCAATCCTGTATTCCTGAACGGCAATATAGCCACGCAGTTTCAGATGATTCCCGGCGAGCACTTTGTGATTGGCAACACCAGCTTCACACTGTCGGCCGACAATCCGCAAATCACGCTCGACGTGCCGCAGCCCGATCACGAGCAAGTCTTCAGTGCCGCGGAGTTGCGGCGGGTGTCGTTCCATAACGCACAGGAACGGATCGAATTGCTTGGGCGTCTGCCGGAAGTAATTAAGAACGCCGCTTCCGATAGCGAATTGTTTGTGCGGCTGGTGAATTTGTTGCTGGCCGGCGTTCCGCGTGCCGATGCAGCCGCCTTGATTGCTTACGAGATGCCTGGCGGCACCGAGGAAGCTCAACCACCTAGTGATCCCGCCGTTGCAGCGAACACAAATTCATTGAAAACAACTCGTCCAACCAGCCCCATTCGCCTTCTGCATTGGGACAGTCGCCGTCTGGCCGGCGCAAATTTTCAGCCAAGCCAACGGCTGATTCAAAGAGCGCTTGTCCAGAGCGAAACCGTGTTGCACATGTGGACTGAAACTCCCTCGCGGGATTACACCGCTACAGAAAGCATCGATTGGGCTTATTGCACCCCGTTGCCTGGCGATGCGTGCCGCGGTTGGGCGTTGTATTTGGCAGGTCGTTTTAATCACCACTCGCCCGACGAAGCGGGCCGGTCTAACGTGGCCGATCTCCGCGACGACATTAAATTCACGGAATTGGCCGCAGCCACCCTCAGTAGCTTGCGCGAATTGAACCGCCTGGGGCGCCGGCAGGCAGGGCTGAGCCAATTCTTTGCGCCGGTTGTGATGGAAGCTTTGTCGACGGATGATCCGGAAACGGTGCTTGCTCCGCGGGAAACGGAAGTCTCGGTGTTATTTTGCGATTTGCGCGGTTTTTCTCGTACCAGCGAGCGCAGCGCCAGCGATTTGCTCGGCCTGTTGGAACGAGTCAGCAAAGCACTCGGCGTCATGACGCATCAAATTCTTGATCACGGCGGCGTCATTGGCGATTTTCAAGGCGATGCGGCCATGGGCTTTTGGGGTTGGCCTTTAGCACAGGCTGATACTCCGCAACGTGCCGCGCTGGCGGCGCTGGGCATTCGCGCGCAATTCGAATTGGCCAGCCGTCAGCCCGACCATCCGCTAGCCGATTTTCGCGTTGGCATTGGCGTGGCCACGGGCCGCGCGGTGGCGGGTAAAATCGGCACCACCGATCATGTGAAGGTGACCGTGTTTGGGCCGGTGGTAAATTTAGCCGCTCGGCTCGAATCGATGACCAAATTTGTGCATGCGTCTATTCTGCTCGATCCTCCCACCGCCAGCGCACTTCGTCGCCAGTTACCGTCGACCGTGGGTCGTGTGCGGCGTGTAGCCAAAGTCCGCCCGTACGGCCTAGCATCGGCGCTGGAAATTAGCGAGCTATTGCCACCGCAGCATGAATTTTCCGACACCAGCGATCAGAATTTGCGCGACTACGAGGCGGCGTTGGATGCGTTTATTGCCGGACAGTGGGGCCAAACGGTCGATCTATTGCAGCGCGTGCCGGCACAGGATCGCGTGAAAGATTTTCTGGCCGCTTATGTCAATCAACGGAACATGACCCCCCCGCCTAATTGGGACGGCGTCGTGGCGCTAGAATCAAAGTAG
- a CDS encoding penicillin acylase family protein, producing the protein MQPLPLKHARRRLQAFRDDNGVPHITAGSWRAALYGLGYMHGLDRPTQMLFARALASGHSAELIADKPELLETDRFFRRVGLHLLLEDEVRRLDDRSFGDITAYCEGVNDGLHESGRSLPMWATGFHPQPWNQQAVLLIGNLLSYGGLAVGQQQNERLLVELIQTGIDDTRLRELFYPQLERVNLELLRRVRISSQLSDEAIELITDLPRLAGSNAWAVSPARSATGQALLASDPHLEINRLPAIWYEAVLRWNDEYVLGATLPGCPLFGVGRTEKLAWGVTYMKGDAIDFFIEDCRPGGATGWQYRRGQQWCDFQLRNEIIQRKSGSPETFRVLFNPQGILESDPSGAGAGYYLSFSWIGSSAGASRSIATWLDIIGCRSVADAMEVARECPQPTLCWVLADKLGHIGLQGGGWLPKRNPANSGLLPVPAWDEANHWRGRLESYYLPHIYDPPEGFIATANENLNAPGDPPLVSMPVPDYRKRRLVERLRELPQATLADMQKLQYDVTSVQARELLAVFLPHLPEGKLKQRLAAWNCSYDPASLGATLFAKLYRNVLLVIFGEAPHREGGGLGWRRMLYLSSRFGYSTMVLTCIDRLLKEENSRWWTDRSKGEMIRQAAERLANEPDEPWGEFNSFHFVNRFIGDRRMGRYLGFHTKQMPMPGCHATPFQGHLLTTAKRETTFAPSYHFVTNLGSDEAWTNLPGGPSESRFSPFYKNDIVRWQTGTYKRLAAADTALGAEDKEQKRESEQDKTEGAA; encoded by the coding sequence ATGCAACCGCTGCCGTTGAAACATGCCCGTCGCCGCTTGCAAGCGTTTCGGGATGACAATGGAGTCCCGCACATTACCGCCGGCTCCTGGCGGGCCGCGCTATATGGACTCGGCTACATGCACGGGCTCGATCGGCCCACGCAAATGCTATTTGCCCGAGCATTGGCCAGCGGCCATTCCGCCGAGCTCATTGCCGATAAGCCGGAGCTATTGGAAACCGACCGGTTTTTTCGCCGCGTCGGTTTGCACTTGCTGCTGGAAGACGAAGTGCGGCGGTTAGACGACCGCTCCTTCGGCGACATCACCGCCTATTGCGAAGGGGTGAACGACGGCCTGCACGAATCGGGCCGATCGCTGCCAATGTGGGCCACGGGGTTTCATCCACAACCGTGGAATCAGCAGGCGGTGCTGTTGATCGGCAACTTATTGAGCTACGGCGGATTAGCCGTCGGCCAGCAACAAAACGAGCGGCTGCTCGTGGAGCTAATTCAAACCGGCATTGACGACACCCGCTTGCGCGAACTTTTTTATCCGCAACTGGAACGGGTGAATTTAGAACTGCTGCGGCGCGTGCGAATTTCCAGCCAGCTTTCCGACGAAGCCATCGAGCTCATCACCGATCTGCCGCGGCTGGCCGGCAGCAATGCCTGGGCGGTTTCGCCGGCGCGAAGCGCAACGGGGCAGGCCCTGCTGGCCTCCGATCCGCACTTGGAAATCAATCGGCTGCCGGCCATTTGGTACGAGGCCGTGCTGCGCTGGAACGACGAATACGTGCTCGGCGCCACATTGCCGGGTTGTCCCTTATTCGGCGTCGGCCGCACCGAAAAGTTAGCCTGGGGCGTCACGTACATGAAGGGAGACGCCATCGATTTTTTCATTGAAGATTGCCGCCCCGGAGGCGCTACCGGTTGGCAATATCGCCGGGGCCAGCAGTGGTGCGATTTTCAATTGCGCAACGAAATCATTCAGCGCAAATCGGGGTCCCCGGAAACATTTCGCGTGCTGTTTAATCCCCAGGGCATTTTGGAAAGTGATCCCAGCGGCGCAGGGGCCGGCTATTACTTGTCGTTCAGCTGGATCGGCAGCTCCGCGGGGGCATCGCGCTCGATTGCCACCTGGCTAGATATTATCGGTTGCCGCTCGGTCGCCGACGCCATGGAAGTGGCCCGAGAGTGCCCCCAACCCACGTTGTGCTGGGTGCTGGCAGACAAGCTCGGGCACATCGGCCTGCAAGGCGGCGGCTGGTTACCCAAGCGAAATCCCGCCAATAGTGGTTTGCTGCCGGTGCCGGCGTGGGACGAAGCCAATCACTGGCGGGGCCGATTGGAAAGTTACTACTTGCCGCACATTTATGATCCGCCCGAGGGATTCATCGCCACCGCCAACGAAAATCTTAACGCGCCAGGCGATCCGCCGCTGGTCAGCATGCCCGTGCCAGATTATCGCAAAAGGCGCCTTGTCGAGCGGCTGAGGGAATTGCCCCAGGCAACTTTGGCCGACATGCAAAAGCTGCAATACGATGTTACTAGCGTGCAAGCCCGAGAGCTGCTGGCGGTTTTTTTGCCGCACTTGCCCGAGGGCAAGCTCAAACAGCGGTTAGCCGCCTGGAACTGCAGCTACGATCCGGCGAGCTTGGGAGCAACTTTATTTGCCAAGCTATATCGCAATGTGCTGTTGGTGATTTTTGGCGAGGCGCCGCATCGAGAAGGAGGAGGCCTCGGCTGGCGGCGAATGTTGTATTTATCGTCCCGATTCGGTTATTCCACGATGGTGCTCACGTGCATCGACCGCTTACTGAAAGAAGAAAACTCCCGGTGGTGGACTGATCGCAGCAAAGGGGAAATGATTCGCCAGGCCGCCGAAAGACTGGCCAACGAGCCCGATGAGCCCTGGGGCGAATTCAATTCCTTCCACTTCGTCAACCGCTTTATTGGCGATCGGCGAATGGGGCGCTATCTCGGCTTTCACACCAAGCAAATGCCGATGCCCGGCTGCCATGCCACGCCCTTCCAAGGTCACTTGCTGACCACCGCCAAGCGCGAAACTACCTTCGCCCCGTCGTATCACTTTGTGACCAACCTGGGCTCCGACGAGGCGTGGACCAATCTTCCCGGCGGGCCCAGCGAAAGCCGATTTTCTCCTTTTTACAAAAACGACATCGTCCGCTGGCAAACCGGTACGTACAAGCGTTTGGCGGCGGCAGACACGGCCCTAGGTGCAGAGGACAAGGAGCAGAAGCGAGAAAGCGAGCAGGACAAAACCGAGGGAGCAGCCTAA
- a CDS encoding ATP-binding protein gives MNNHSDWTWTRELKFPSLRGAGQPFLGELLHVLKQVQWSEHEIFGIHLAVEEALVNAIRHGNGSDSSKHVHVACKLSPHRLLLEITDEGAGFDPTLVPDCTQSENLQRPGGRGIMLMRNYMSRVEYIDGGHRVVMEKHRTIQG, from the coding sequence ATGAACAATCATTCAGATTGGACTTGGACGAGGGAACTCAAGTTTCCCAGCCTGCGCGGAGCGGGACAACCGTTCTTGGGCGAGTTGCTCCATGTTCTAAAGCAAGTGCAATGGAGCGAGCACGAAATCTTCGGTATTCATCTGGCCGTGGAAGAGGCCCTGGTGAACGCCATCCGCCATGGCAACGGATCCGACAGCAGTAAACATGTGCACGTGGCGTGTAAACTCAGTCCGCACCGGCTACTGCTGGAAATTACAGATGAAGGCGCTGGGTTTGATCCCACGCTGGTGCCCGATTGCACTCAGTCGGAAAATCTGCAGCGGCCCGGCGGCCGAGGCATCATGCTCATGCGGAACTATATGTCGCGGGTGGAATACATTGACGGTGGACACCGTGTGGTAATGGAAAAACACCGGACGATTCAAGGCTGA